The Falco peregrinus isolate bFalPer1 chromosome 1, bFalPer1.pri, whole genome shotgun sequence genome has a window encoding:
- the SGMS1 gene encoding phosphatidylcholine:ceramide cholinephosphotransferase 1 translates to MKEVVLWSPEEVTNWLTENAVPEYCEPLKSFTGQDLINLTEEDFKKTPLSRVSSDSGQRLLHMIETLKMSHHIEAHKNGHINGHIRVSVSNTTRENGFGSKMKLNGMPNGYKKEMIKIPMPEPERSQYPMEWGKTFLAFIYALSCFIFTTVTISVVHERVPPKEVQPPLPDAFFDRFDRVQWAFSICEINGMILVGLWLVQWLLLKYKSIISRRFFCIVGTLYLYRCITMYVTTLPVPGMHFKCSPKLFGDWESHLRRIMKLIAGGGLSITGSHNMCGDYLYSGHTVILTLTYLFIKEYSPRRLWWYHWLCWALSMVGMFCILLAHDHYTVDVVVAYYITTRLFWWYHTMANQQVLKEASQTNLLARVWWYKPFQYFEKNVQGIVPRSYHWPCPWPVLHRGRQVKYSRLVNDT, encoded by the exons ATGAAAGAAGTGGTGTTGTGGTCACCTGAAGAGGTGACAAATTGGctaacagaaaatgctgtgcCGGAGTATTGTGAGCCATTGAAGAGCTTCACTGGGCAGGATTTGATCAACCTCACAGAGGAGGATTTTAAGAAGACACCTCTCTCCCGGGTGTCTTCTGACAGCGGACAGCGGCTATTGCACATGattgaaactttaaaaatgtctcACCACATCGAGGCTCACAAAAATGGGCATATCAATGGGCACATCCGTGTCAGTGTGAGCAACACCACGCGTGAGAATGGCTTCGGCAGTAAAATGAAGCTGAATGGGATGCCAAATGGCTATAAGAAGGAGATGATAAAGATCCCCATGCCAGAGCCAGAGCGCTCACAGTATCCTATGGAATGGGGCAAGACTTTCCTGGCTTTTATTTATGCACTTTCTTGTTTCATCTTTACCACAGTGACTATCTCAGTTGTTCATGAACGAGTGCCTCCCAAGGAGGTGCAGCCTCCCCTACCAGATGCATTTTTTGATCGCTTTGATCGGGTGCAATGGGCTTTTTCTATTTGTGAAATCAACGGCATGATCCTTGTAGGACTGTGGCTTGTTCAGTGGCTGCTCTTAAAATACAA gTCTATAATTAGCAGAAGATTTTTCTGTATAGTTGGCACACTATACCTGTATCGGTGTATTACAATGTATGTGACTACACTCCCAGTACCTGGCATGCATTTCAAGTGTTCTCCAAAG CTTTTTGGAGACTGGGAATCTCACCTGCGAAGGATAATGAAACTGATTGCTGGCGGAGGATTGTCCATCACAGGATCCCACAACATGTGCGGCGACTATCTGTACAGCGGTCACACAGTCATATTAACTCTTACATACTTATTTATCAAAGAGT aTTCCCCACGGCGACTCTGGTGGTATCACTGGCTTTGCTGGGCACTCAGTATGGTTGGGATGTTCTGCATCCTCCTTGCTCATGACCACTACACTGTGGACGTGGTGGTGGCTTACTACATCACTACAAGACTTTTCTGGTGGTATCACACAATGGCCAACCAGCAA GTGCTAAAAGAAGCTTCCCAAACTAACCTCCTTGCAAGGGTCTGGTGGTACAAGCCCTTCCAGTACTTTGAAAAGAATGTCCAAGGAATTGTACCTCGCTCCTACCACTGGCCCTGCCCCTGGCCAGTGCTGCACCGGGGCAGGCAGGTGAAATACAGCCGCCTGGTGAATGACACATAA